The genome window TGAAATCTAAAATGACTATTAATAATGGATGTATTGCAGTGTTTATTGCTCCTGTTTGATAGGTGACATAACTGCTGAGCTGGGTGTGTTTGGTGAGATtcacctgtgtttgtgtgtgtcagaaaGCACCCCCAGCTCGTGTTTTGTTGCTGTAGTTTAGTGTCGCACACGTTCACACCGATGCCATGCGTTGGTGCAGTAATGCAGGGTTTTGCAGTTCTCTGTTGTTAGATGTGGTTTGTGATGCTGCAGGTATTTTTAGTTTGGAAATCCTCCTGTGAAGTGTGTTAGAGCAGCCCttcaacctgtgtgtgtgtgtgtgtgtgtgtgtgtgtgtgtgtgtgtgtgtgtgtgtgtgtgtgtgtgtgtgtgtgtgttgagcgaGTGGTGCTTCAGGAGCTTTGTTTTTCTCCGTCTCGGATGTTTTCTGAATGAAGCAGGTTTAACGTGTTCACTCTTCGATCTGGGGGCGGTTTCATCAAACAAAGTACCAAGTAAGCCAGGCTTATCTCAGTTGTTCTGACTTATTCTGAACCAGATGAACACAATAACTCCGACTATCTGACATAAGCCTGGATTATTCGGTGAACGTGTTTGATGAAACACACTCGTCATCATAAAGCAGCGGTCTACAGTCTGCGTGACATCATGACGTGTGCTCTTCAGCAGGTCACGGCTCTTACTGTAAATGATTCATGCATTTGTTTTGATATTTGCTAATCTTTAATCAGATGGTTAATCACATGACTCACTTGATGTCTGTCGGAGGCCAGTTCATTCAGAACAACACAAAACacgtttctgtctctctttcaagCACACAAATCGAACTTCTCAAACCAGATTTGTGTACTGGAGAAGCAGAATGAGAAGATATTACAGTAGTAGTTTCTCAGCTAGTgttagaggtgtgtgtgtgtgtgtgtgtgtgtgtctctcgcaGGTGTTTCTGTGAGTCAGCCGTGTGTTTAGTTCCGCTCTGGTGTACAGTAAACCGCTCTGAACCGGACTCTGACTGAGACGTGATGATGACGTACTGCGCTGATTGCCACACTCACAGATTCTTGTAATCGGAGGCTGGTGTTTCCTTCTACAAAGCGTTGTTCGGCGCGCAGTCGTGATGTAATTCTGTGATCGCGCTGGATTCAGGTCACAGAACACCTCCTCGAGTCTGAAGACGTCTCTGTGGGTTTGACTGCAAGACTTTAACTTAGAAACTGGAGACAACAACAACACTCATTCGTTAAATACACCTTTGTTAATGCGATTGTAAAatgcttgtgtttgtgttttatgatcttcagaaatcattctgatatgatgatttatattatattaagtgtTGAGATCAGGAGTTATGAAGTGTAAAGTTTGCTGTAAAAggtgttgttcattgttagttcatgttatctAACTACCGTGTGAAGCGTGTCACGTTCTCTGCCGTCCTTCAGCACACTTCTGCTGTTTGTCGTGATGCATCAGCTGCATTTCACTAAGCACCAGCCCACAGCTTCTGAGAACCATGTTTCCCAGAATGCCCTGCTGCTGGTCTTCACCCACTCCACTGACTGAGATCAGAGCCCCCACACCAACACCTGACCTTTACATCTGCTTCAGCTCGCAGGTCTCTGGTGTGAAGGAGTGTGACTCCTGTGACGGCCTTTAACTCTCCAGGAGACGCGGTGCTCGTGTGGTGAAATCTAAGTCTGAATCAGACTCTGAATCAGGGATGCTGGTTTATCTGCTCCTGATGTGATCAGTCGCTCTGGATACTTTAGTGTCACCTGGTTTCCCGCTAATGGCAACATTGTATCATCTTCTGCAGTGTTGCATCAGTGCTTTACACCATTGTTTTTATCTGTATCATCGTTCACAGTTTCACAGACGGAAGAGAAGCGAGTGGATATTGAAAGAGGCTTTCCATCGCAGTTTCGGTTGTGATTGAGGGGGTGTGATATATATCATCTATGATCGTTTAAATGGTTTTAAGAGTGTATCACACAAATAATAGTGTTTTCAAATATCCGCACGATTGTAAATGAAATATTGGTTTTATAAAACCGTCCAAtgaacaagaagttaatattaattGACATTTTAGACACGAGTTCCTGGTTTTGCATCTCGACGGTGATTTATTACTGAATCAGCGTTTGAATGAATGGGTTGAggaaatgattcagtgatttacTCCTGCAGTGGTttgctgccacctgctggcgattttaggtttatatttaatgtgtatttCTGCTTTTTCCCCGAAtcagttattttataataattttacactGCATTAGACTTTACACagcaaataaatgatgttcttccTCAGTCTTGTTTTACtgcacaaatatctaaacatccttaaatcaagacacatttactggAGATCCAGAATgacgtaacaaaaaaaaaatgaatcaaaataattAGCTTAAAACACAAAGCAATATGTGTCAGTGGGGTCAGAAGAATAATCTTGTGTCCAACACTTCTTTGAATCAGCCCCACTGTTAGATatatgttcttgttttaagcataaaccaaTAAACAAGACTTTTTCTGACGTCATTTTGCATCTcctgtaaatgtatcttgatttaagagtgTGTAGATATTTGTGTtcgaaaacaagaaaaaaaaatgtcaagaaaGAACCATTTTTGCCACATTAACGTCTGTCAATCATCTGGTTTTGTGTGCAGGTCAGTGACTTCCTGTCGGGACGGTCCCCGCTGACCCTTGCCCTGCGTGTGGGCGATCACATGATGTTTGTGCAGCTCCAGCTAGCGTCTCAGCCGTCCGTCTCCAGGGGTCCTGCGGGCCCTAACCAGACACCTACAGGGGCCGTCAGCAGTGAGACCCCCTCAGACTCTCATCAGCGGGCACCAGACGTCACTGAGAGAGACAATGCCCCGCCCTCACCTCATGTTCACCACGCCCACAGTACACAAAGCCCCGCCCCTGCTCTTCACTCACATCCTGTTAGCCACGCCCTCCCTCCTCAAAGCCCCGCCCAGGCTCCTCCCTGCACTCAGGTGAGACACGCCCATAGAACCGACTCATGTTTTATTAAACCCTAGTGACCTTTAATAGACGACAGGAGTGCATTAGACTGAGCAGTAAAGAAACAATCCTGCAAGATGATAAAGGTTAAAGGTCATCCAGAAATAAAGTAGATCTAATTctaatttagaaatattaacaAGCTACTATAGTAGTATGTCAGTGATGCTAAACGAACAGTGGAGAGTAGTTTGATTGTGACTGACCAGTGTTCAGTGATGCTGGTGTGTTTGACCTgtcctgatgtgtgtgtgtgtgtgtgtgtgtgtccaggctgGCACTCCGAGCCCCAGACAGCGATGCAGACCCGGCGCAGTCATCGAGAGCCTCGTCAATCACTCGCCGGGAGTTTTCTCAGGAACCTTCTCAGGTAAGGCATCTCTTCCTCGTGAGAATCACAGCAGTCAGAACCAGTGACCTCATCACGACCTCTTCACCCCTCAGGTACTTTACACCCTAACTGTCAGGACAGCAGCGGGCGTCCTCGCCGGGACATCAGCACCATCCTGCAGATCCTCAACGACCTCCTGAGCGCCACGCAGCACTGCCAAGGGTCTCCTCCCACACTGACACACCTGCGCTGCCCTCCGACCTCACCCTGCTCACCTCCACCCTCACCTACCTCACCCCTGCAGCCTCACACACTCCTGCGCAGACCCTccggtgagtgtgagtgtgtgtgtgtgtgtgtgtatgagtgtgtgagtgcaAATGAGCTGCAGTACGCACACACAGGAAGAGGAAGTCATGTGTTCTGACTCAGAGTCTTTTCTAACTTTACACA of Carassius gibelio isolate Cgi1373 ecotype wild population from Czech Republic chromosome A2, carGib1.2-hapl.c, whole genome shotgun sequence contains these proteins:
- the LOC127938806 gene encoding midnolin, producing the protein MERSCSSHGSRSRCPELLNGDASMTLSISSTTGTRFELSVPRDETVQGLKRRLSEKLRVPGERLLLLHRDTRLISGKLLDFGVSDGSRLTLVPSVEAGLMSQSSRSEQSVVQALETLSDAQVSDFLSGRSPLTLALRVGDHMMFVQLQLASQPSVSRGPAGPNQTPTGAVSSETPSDSHQRAPDVTERDNAPPSPHVHHAHSTQSPAPALHSHPVSHALPPQSPAQAPPCTQAGTPSPRQRCRPGAVIESLVNHSPGVFSGTFSGTLHPNCQDSSGRPRRDISTILQILNDLLSATQHCQGSPPTLTHLRCPPTSPCSPPPSPTSPLQPHTLLRRPSGERLRQTENKATRCKVEQLRLLLQQRRLRRKARRDTRGPYHWPSDRSTALTGHSSLDLPSDRSAEFVLA